In Gadus morhua chromosome 2, gadMor3.0, whole genome shotgun sequence, a single window of DNA contains:
- the gng13b gene encoding guanine nucleotide-binding protein G(I)/G(S)/G(O) subunit gamma-13b codes for MDELDVPQMKKEVESLKYQLAFKREKSSKTVTDLVKWIEDGVPEDPFLNPELMKSNPWVEKGKCILL; via the exons ATGGATGAGTTGGATGTTCCTCAGATGAAGAAAGAGGTGGAGAGCCTCAAGTATCAGCTGGCCTTCAAGAGAGAGAAGTCCTCCAAAACTGTCACAGA ccTGGTGAAGTGGATTGAGGACGGTGTGCCTGAGGACCCCTTCCTTAACCCCGAGCTCATGAAGAGCAACCcctgggtggagaaggggaagTGCATCCTGCTCTAG